A stretch of DNA from Desulfosarcina ovata subsp. ovata:
TAGTCGATACTGTTTACCCATTTGAACACCTGTTTTCTGTTGCCCCATCCCTGGCGGAAACGATTTTTTATCTCAAGTGCCGCAAGCGCTTCAAATTCACTCATCACGCTGGGAAGGGATTTGTCTTTCAGGACGATCATGAACTGCCATTTATTTTTGCGGCAAACCTCTACCACGGGACCCTTGGCGTAAAGCCCATCGATTAACACCATGATTTTCAGCGCCGGAAAGGCCGACTTCAGGCGTTGGGCCAATCGGTAAAAGGCTTTAAGCTCGCAGTCCTGTTTATCATTGGCGGTGTCGCCTTCGGTGTAGCTTAACATTTCACTCATCAACGGAATAGTCATGCCATCGCGAAACGCCAGATTGGCCTCTAAAATATAGACATGGTATTGAAGGTGCTCCCCATCCGCTTGCGTAACGGTGCGCTGCAAACACTCCTCGGCCCAAATCCAGTCACGCTTAAATTTGCCGGTGCCATCGATCGCGATCGGATAGCACTCGTCAATCAAATAGCGCCGAAATTTCTTTTTCCGGATCAATTGCCGGATCAACTCAAGATGCAACTGTTCGATTTGATTGACGTCGATCACCGCCAGTAACCGTTTGAGCGTGTCATGATGGGGCAAACTTTCAAGCTCTGGGAAGAAAAACTGCAGATTCTGCCAAAACAGCGGCCGGGACATCTCCCGGTTGGCCTCGCGACTAGAGCTCATCTGAAAAACAAACATCAGTATCCCATAGATCATCAGGGTCGACAGATTGTGCTTGATCTTTTTAGGAT
This window harbors:
- a CDS encoding transposase family protein, with product MKKTSRRPSREQIKAQIKQRKHAQKKLRQDEKAKGFKAPSHATISNGKCKYESIEQEYTARNEAVAEKIGIFRAKMPVLLKQLSKIEDPRNPKKIKHNLSTLMIYGILMFVFQMSSSREANREMSRPLFWQNLQFFFPELESLPHHDTLKRLLAVIDVNQIEQLHLELIRQLIRKKKFRRYLIDECYPIAIDGTGKFKRDWIWAEECLQRTVTQADGEHLQYHVYILEANLAFRDGMTIPLMSEMLSYTEGDTANDKQDCELKAFYRLAQRLKSAFPALKIMVLIDGLYAKGPVVEVCRKNKWQFMIVLKDKSLPSVMSEFEALAALEIKNRFRQGWGNRKQVFKWVNSIDYRFGPNDKKSQILHVVECQERWQQVNPQTGQLEDKSSRHVWLSSKPLNRFNLHERCNLGARARWGIETGILVEKHHGYRYEHCFSYNWNVMKGYHYLMRLGHMFNVLARYSERLAKVVKDTGVRGLIRFIRETIANPWLDYEWLEIRLAAPFQLRLV